The Corynebacterium callunae DSM 20147 genomic sequence AAACTGCAGCCCAGTTACTCTCCTTTGAAGAAGACTTTGCAAAGGTCATGGAGGTTAATGAAACCGCCATTCATGGCGACATTAATAAGGTTTATGCGCACTTGGATCACGTATGGAAGATTATGCAGGACTGTGTGGCTCAAGGCATCGCAACTCCTGGCACCTTGCCTGGTGGGTTGAATGTCTCCCGGCGCGCGCCGATGGTGCATGACCTGGTCAAAGGTAAGCACAATATCGCATTGGGTTCTTCCCTCGACGCCATGGAGTGGGTCAACCTTTATGCCTTGGCTGTCAATGAGGAAAATGCTGCCGGTGGTCGCGTGGTTACCGCACCAACCAATGGTGCTGCCGGAATTATCCCGGCTGTCATGCATTATGCACGCGATTTCCTGGCCGGTTTTGATGGAGAAAAAGCTCGTATTTTCCTTATGACCGCAGGTGCAGTGGGCATTATCATCAAGGAAAATGCCTCAATTTCCGGCGCAGAAGTAGGATGCCAGGGTGAGGTTGGTTCTGCGTCCGCTATGGCAGCTGCCGGCCTTTGTGCGGTGCTAGGTGGAAATCCGCAGCAGGTGGAAAACGCCGCGGAGATCGCCTTGGAGCACAACTTGGGGCTTACCTGCGATCCAGTCGGCGGCTTGGTGCAGATTCCATGCATTGAGCGCAACGCTATTGGCGCGGTCAAAGCTATTAATGCCGCACGCCTGGCTCGTATCGGCGAGGGAAATAACCGCGTGAGCTTGGACGATGTAGTGGTGACCATGGCGGCTACGGGTCGCGACATGCTCACCAAATATAAGGAAACCTCCATGGGTGGTTTGGCAACCACCCTCGGTTTCCCCGTCAACTACACCGAGTGTTAGGGCGAGGGGCGCGTCGAAAAGCGCTTTTCGACGCAAACCTCTAGCTCTCTAGTTTGTCCTGCAAGAACTGCAAAACTCCATCAAGGGCAACATCGTACTGCTCATGCGCGCGCATGTTCTTGATAGCGATGGAGTCATTCTCCAGCTCCTGCTCGCCGAGCACGAGGGTGTAGAGCGCGCGGGAGCGATCAGCGCCCTTCATCGCGCCCTTTAGACCTCGGTCACCATAGGACATATCGGCAGAAATACCTGCCGCACGCAGCTGATTAATAACCACAGCTAGAACTTCCTTGGCTTCGGCGCCAAGTGCGACACCATAAACATCAACACGACGCTCAGCGCCTACGGTGACACCCTCGGCTTCCAAAGCAAGCAAAGTGCGATCCACACCGAGGCCGTAACCGATGCCGGAAAGGTCCTGTCCGCCAAGCTGTGCCATGAGGCCGTCATAACGACCACCACCACCGATGCCGGATTGTGCACCCAGGCCATCGTGAACAAACTCAAAACAGGTCTTGGTGTAGTAGTCAAGACCGCGCACCATGCGTGGGTTGACCTCATAAGGCACACCCATATCGTCCAGTAGACCGGTGACAGTCTCGAAGTGCTCGCGGCAATCCGCATCCAGGTGATCAAGCATCAATGGTGCATCCGCAGTCATTTCCTTGACCTCTGGGCGTTTATCATCAAGCACACGCAGTGGATTGAGCTCCGCACGCTTGCGAGTCTCCTCATCCAATGGCAAAGCAAAGAGGAAATCCTGCAGCTTCTGGCGGTAGGCCGGACGGCAGTTACGGTCACCAAGGCTGGTGAGCTCCAGACGGAAACCCTTTAGTCCGAGGCTGCGGTAGGAACGATCCGCCAAGGCAATGATCTCAGCATCTAGTGCTGGATCATCGATACCAATGGCCTCGACACCAACCTGCTGCAGCTGGCGGTAACGGCCAGCCTGTGGACGCTCATAACGGAAGAAAGGACCTGCATAGTTGAGCTTTACGGGAAGTTGACCGCGGTCCAAGCTGTGTTCAATAACTGCACGCATGACACCAGCGGTACCTTCTGGACGCAGGGTAACGGAACGATCACCGCGGTCAGCAAAGGTATACATTTCCTTGCTCACCACGTCGGTAGATTCACCAACGCCACGGGCAAAAAGTCCGGTGTCTTCAAAGATTGGCAGCTCAATGTGCTCAAAGCCAGCATTATGTGCCTGCTGAATAAAGTTATCGCGTACTGCTAGGAATGCAGCAGACTGTGGAGGGGTGTAATCAGGTACACCCTTAGGGGCAGTAAAGGGCTGAATCTTCTCGGACTTTTTCTGTTCACTCACGATTATTAACGATACCTATTCACTGTGTTGGTGTAGTACTTGCCTGGTTTTTTAAGAGTTTAGGGCGCGCAAATAAGGGTTGCTCATACGCTCGGCTCGCATCGTGGTGGTTGGACCATGTCCAGGCAGGATTTGTAAAGCATCATCAAGGCCCAAAACTACGGTGCGCAAGGATTCTTGCATGGCTGCGTCATCGGACCATTCCAAATCGGTGCGACCAATTGATCCCTTAAAGAGCACATCACCTGAGAAGCAATATTCCTTGCCAACCAACAAAGTACAACCAGGGGAATGTCCTGGTGCATGAGCCAAGCTAAATTCTTCGCCTGCCAGCGTGATGGTTTCTCCGTCGACAAGCTCCTGCAGTTCTTCTGGAGTTGGTGAGATCATATTGGCAGCGTCAAAAAGCAACGCGGACTTGGATCCCGAAGCTTTATAGGATTCCAGGAAGAAGGCATCTGCAGCGTGGATATAGACCTGTGCATTAAAGCGCTGTGCCACTGCACCAGCGTCCCTGATGTGGTCAATATGGCCGTGAGTCAGCACAACCTTATCTACCGTCAAATCATTACTGGTGATGTATTCCACCAGGTTGTCATATGAGTGCATACCCGGATCGATGATGGCTACTTCATTTCCACCGCGAACCACATAACAATTGGTCTTATAAGGACCTGCTGCAAAGCCGAGAATCTCCATAGGCCACTAGTCTAATGCTCCCCTTCCCAAAATTAAGAACACGCTGCAGCTTCCTCCAATCTTCACACGGTAGAGTGGCTCAAGTTAGTATGGTGAAGATTTTTGACTCAGGTTAAAAATGACCAAAGACACTGAATGAGGCAAGGGATCAAACTCTGTGAGTACAAATAAGGATCGCCGCCAAAAGGCGCTCTCCCAGCTTGAAAAAGAAATCAAGAGCCGGGATTTGAAAGAAAAAACGAAACCATTGACAGTTGTTTTTGCTTCTTTGGCTGTCATCCTCGTTGTCGTTGGCGGAATCTGGTACGCCTCAACTCGGGGAACCGAAGATGAGGCAATCACGGCAGAAGAAACTTCAGCTACCACCACTGAAGCACCAAGCTATGAGACCTTGTCTCTTGCCCGCACCACCCCACTTGCAGACACTGTCACTTGTGAATACACCGACGCTGGCGAGGCTTCCCGCACGGTTTCCAAGCCTGCTACCGAGAACATCCCAGCAACTGGCACTGTGACCGTCAATTTGGCTACTGCTCAGGGCAATATCGGTATGGAACTCGATCGCTCTGTATCCCCTTGTACCGTTAATGCCGTTGAGCACTTTGCAGCTGAGGGCTACTACAACGACACTGTCTGCCACCGCATCACCACTTCTGGCATCTACGTGCTCCAGTGTGGCGATCCTAGCGGCACCGGCGCTGGCGGACCTGGTTTCAACTTTGCCAATGAGTACCCCACCGATGAAGCAACTGATACCACCAATCCTGTGATCTACTCCCGCGGCACCATTGCAATGGCTAACGCCGGCGTTGGCACCAACGGTTCCCAGTTCTTCCTGAACTACCAGGATTCCCCACTGCAGCCTAACTACACCTACTTCGGCAAGATCACCGATGAAGGTCTAGCAACCTTGGACTCCATTGCAGCAGCCGGCGCTGCTGACGGTGCCAGCGATGGCGCCCCAGCTACCGAGGTTCGCATTAGCACTGCTACTGTGAGCTAGTTTTTCCCTTGAGCCGTGATCCCCTGCGGGGTATCACGGCTTTTTCATGTCTACAACAGGGTGTGCGACCTAGAGCTTTTAAAGAGCTTTTCGACGGGTGACTGCCAGGAAATTATTAGATAGCACTATCTTTTCGGAAAGTGAATATTTGTCTAGAAAAATACTGCAGTTGCGGCTCCCTTGCAGGGAAAATTGCAGTTGAATGCAATACATACCCACATACATAGCTAACCCCGAAAAGGGGTGTTAATTTCTTCCAATTCTAATGCAAAGGCATGAAAATCTCAGCTTTTACCTAATAAAGAGTGAACTTTGGCCTCTTTGGTTCACAGACTGAGAGTTTTCGTCATATTTCATCACGTAACCCTTGCACGTAGATAACACCACGGTTAAGGTGATCAGAGAAAATTATATTTCCCTGAAACGAAGGACCCAGGACATGAAGCTCTTCTCCCGTACCTCCCTGGTTGCACTTGGCACTGCAGCAGCAATTTCCGCCTCTGCACTCTCTGTTCCTGCTTTTGCTCAGGATGTCTCCACCACTGCAACCACCACCGAGACCACCTCTGCGGCACCAACCACTTCTCAGACCAGCACCCCTGCTGCTCCAATCACCGTGACCGAGACCAAGACCTCCGTTGTCACTGCTACCCCTACCAAGGAAGCAGAGTCCGGCTCTTCTGACACCAAGAACATCACCGCTTGGATCAGCATCATCACCGCAATCATCGGTGCGCTCTCCACCGTCTTGTCCTTCACCAGCAAGCTGGATACCTTCTTCAAGTAAGTCTTTACTTTAAGAACTCTAAAATCCCAGTGTGATTCTTGCTCACACTGGGATTTTTCCTATCTTCAGCACAAATGCCCGGGACCACTAATGGTCCCGGGCATTTGTCGTGTTTTACTTAACCGCCTGAGGTTACGCGGTATACATCAAAGACGCCTTCTGCATTTCTCAATTGAGTCATCAACGATCCCAACTGCTTCGTATCAGATACTGCAAAAGTAAAGCGCACGGTGGCTACTCTATCCTCCGATGAGTGCGAGTGCATCGCAGTAACAGAGACCTTTTGCTCACTGATCACCCGGGTGAGCTCAAAGAGCAGACCTTCACGATCAAGTGCCTCCAATTGCAGGGTGGCAGAAAATATGGAGCCCCTACCTTCGGAAGCCCAAGCCACTGAAACCATACGTTCTGGCTCTTCGCGGAGCTTTTCTGCGTTGGTGCAATCGGTACGGTGCACCGACACTCCACCACCACGGGTAACAAATCCAAAGATCTCGTCACCAGGTACTGGCATACAACACTTAGCGAGCTTAGCCAACACATCTTGGCTGCCCTCGACAAGGATTCCCGTCTCGCCATCGGTATTGGCACGAGAATTCACTAGCTCGCTAAATGGAGTGCGAGCAACCAGAGCATCTTCGGCATCTTCGAAATCGCCAAAAATAGCCATGAGACGATTGACCACGTGCTGCGCCGAGACCGAACCCGAGCCGATGGCGGTGTACAAGGCATCAACATCCGGATAGTGCAGCTCTGTTGCCACAGTCTTCATAGAGGTGGCGTTAAACAGGCGGTGCATTGGCAAGCCACCACGCTGAATAACTGCTGCGAGGGAATCTCGACCAGCCTCCAAGTATTCTTCGCGACGTTCCTTAGCAAACCATTGGCGAATCTTCGCCTTGGCACGTGGGGACACCACAAAGTCTTGCCAGCCACGGCTAGGTCCGGCGTTTTGATCCTTCGAGGTGAAGATCTCAACACGATCACCGGACTTCAGCTTGGTTTCCAAAGCAACCAGCTTGCCATTAATTTTGGCACCAATGCAGCGGTGACCAACCTCCGTGTGAACAGCATAAGCAAAGTCCACAGGGGTGGACTCAACCGGGAGGTTGACCACATCTCCCTTCGGAGTAAAGACGAAGATCTGCTTTGAGGTCAGGTCATAACGCAAGCTGTCAAGGAACTCATTAGGATCGGCAGCTTCTTTTTGCCAATCCAACAGCTGACGCATCCACGCCATCTGATCAACCTCAGCTTGCTCACCGTTGTGGCTGCCTTTGGTTTCCTTATAACGCCAGTGCGCAGCAATGCCGAACTCCGCGTTGTAGTGCATCTCATGAGTTCGAGCTTGCACTTCTAGTGGCTTACCACCAGGCCCCATGACCGTGGTGTGGAGAGACTGGTACACCCCAAAGCGAGGTGAGGAAATATAATCCTTAAAACGACCAGGCAAAGCGTTGAACAAGGAGTGCACCACGCCAATGGCTGCATAACAGTTATTAACGTTATCAACCAGGATGCGGATACCCACCAGGTCAAAGATGTCGTCAAAGTCGCGGCCTCGCACGATCATCTTTTGGTAAATCGACCAATAGTGCTTTGGTCGACCAAGAACCTCTGCGGTAATGCTATTTTCCCGCAGACCATCGGTTACTTGATCAATAATCTCTTTAAGGTAGCGATCACGGGATGGTGCACGATCTGCCACCAAACGCACGATCTCTTCATATTTCTTGGGATAAAGAATGGCGAAGGAAAGATCTTCCAACTCCCACTTCACGCTGGCCATACCCAAACGGTGGGCTAGCGGAGCAATTACTTCCAAAGTTTGGCGGGCCTTTTTGGCCTGCTTTTCTGGCGGCAGGAAGCGCATCGTACGCATATTGTGCAGACGATCAGCCACCTTGATAACCAATACGCGAGGGTCTTGGCTCATGGCAACGATCATTTTACGAATGGTTTCAGCCTCGGCGGCAGCACCCAATGCGACCTTGTCTAGCTTGGTCACGCCATCAACTAGCCGGGCCACTTCCCCACCAAAATCATTGGTGAGGTCGTCGAGGGAATAATCAGTATCCTCCACGGTGTCATGCAGCAGAGCTGCAACCAAGGTGGTGGTATCCATACCAATTTCAGCCGCGATGGTCGCTACAGCCAAAGGGTGAGTGATGTATGGGTCGCCCGATTTACGGACGACGCCCTCATGCAATTTCTCAGCAGTGTCATAGGCACGCTCAAGTACTGCAGCATCAGCTCGAGGGTGGAACTTGCGATGGATGCTTAGCAGCGGATCCAAAACTGGATTAGTTCTTACCCTGTTACCGGTAAGACTGCGGGCAAGCCTGGCTGACATGCTGCGCATGCCAATGGAAGATTTCTGCGGATTACGCTCCAGACTCATTTTCCTGCCGCCTTTCTTGATCCCTTATTTAGGATCTCTGACCACGATGACTGGCTTGTCACCAAGACGCTCACGTCCACCGAGGCCTTCGACCTCAATGGCAAGAACGTATCCGGAGACTTCGCCGCCACAGGATTCAATTAGTTTACGTGCTGCACCCAAGGTTCCGCCGGTAGCAAGCACATCATCTACCAGAACAACCTTTTTATCAGCTAGTTCAATACCTTCAGATGGCAGTTCCAAAGCTGCTTTTCCATACTCCAATTCATACTCTTGGGAATGCACTGGAGGTGGAAGCTTGCCCTTTTTGCGGATTGCCATAACACCGAGACCCAGCTTGTATGCCACAGCAGAGCCCAACAAGAAGCCACGAGCGTCAAGGCCACCAATGACATCGGCGCCCAGCTTTTCGGCTGCTTCTGCCATGGCATCAACAACTGCAGCAAATGCCTTTGCATCTGCCAACACCGGAGTGAGATCCTCAAAAAGCACGCCCGCCTCTGGGAAATCCTGGACATAGCGGGTCTTTTCTTCAAGAGCTTGGCGAGCCCTGTCGAAGGTGCTTTGAGTTGCTTCGGTCACTACTTAATCCTCACTTCTAGACCAACGGTCCATGTTCCATCCGATACCGGAAAGATCTGTATTTACAACAACGTTACCGACTGTGCGGTCTATCACAAACACTCGGGGCTGCGCGGCCAAAGGAATCGAGGGAACTTGCTCCCACAATTCTTCCTCGGTCTGCCTCGTAGCTGCTGGATCTGAGCCTAGAGAATTAGCACTTCCATATTCCCTATTAGGATCTACAGCTCGTAGTACTGCATCGAGCGTGCCCTCAAAACTCTGCTCATATCCCCACTCACTAACTACAGTTCGGCTGAGATCACTCAGGCTTACTTCGCCTTCAGAGGCATCTACCACGGTAATACCGGCAGGTTCACAACTAACTCTAATTGCTTCCACCATGGCAGCCTTGCGCTCATCAGGGCCGTCATATCCAATGCGAATGGTTTGACCTGCTAGCGCAGAAGCCGCATTAATATCTACGGCTAAATGCTGAGCTGGTAAGTCACCTAATTGTTGCGCAACAGGATTTTGATGGCGCACTGAATGCACCCCAACTGCGGGCACTTCAATTCCAGAGACCCTAGATGAAGCTTGTGCAACGGCTTGTTGGTCTACACAGGCTGCAAAAGCTTGACGAGCCTCAGGGGAATACAACACTCCTGCAGAAGCCAAGGTCAACTGCTCCGTGAGCACACCAACTTCTTCTTTAATGTCATAAGGATTAAGCGGATCGTCGCGATTAACCCACGCTTCACTTTCCCAGGCGCCTACATCTGCAATTTGCAGGTTGCCATTGGTGGCAATTGCGTTGAGATCAGAACCTTTAGGCCAGACAGTTACTTCTTCCTCGATGGCCTTATCACCGCTATAAAACTCATTGGGAATTAGTTTTACTTCCCCGAATTCGCCTACGGAATCGATTTTATAAGGGCCAAATGAAACCTGGAGAGCAGGGTTAAAGCTTTCGAGTTGGTATCCGTCATTCCAAATTTGAGCAACTGTTTCTAGCGCTACGGAATCTTTGTTATGCAAAGCCGTATTAAGCGCGTCCAAAGTTATACCAGCTTCTGCCGCGATAGCGTGGGCTGGCAACACTGTGCCCTGATCAAAGAGATAACGCCAGCGCTCCCCCTGATCTTCCTTGAATACCACGGTGGCAATATTGGAACCAGAGACGCAGTCGACTCTTTCGATTTGCTCTGCCAAAGGGACCTGAGATTTAAAGGTGCCAGGCATCTGAGCAGCAGTAGCTGCTAAGAGGAAGTCATCACAAACCACTGGCTGACCATCAGAGTATTTGGCATCGGGATTAATCGTGTAGATAACCTGACGGTTAATTCCAGGTAGCACCTGCGCAGAGGCGAGGTCAGTATTGGGAATCATTTGGCCAGATGGACCTTGGACATAAACGCCTGGGTAAAGACGTGCTGAAAGCAGGCCGGCTTCTGTTGCTACACCCCTTAAGGAAGCAGCATTTGTGGTGGAGAGCGATGAATTAACCGCGTAGCCAAATTGGCTGGTTTGGTGGCTTGTGGGTTGTTCCCCTGCCTCACCGCAGCTAGCCAGCAACAAGGATGTCGCTATAAGTGTCACTACACTGCGTGACTTAGCAAACCTCATGTGCGCAGTACCCAGCCTTTCCAAAATTCTATTAGATCCGCAATTATACGGATGTCGCCCCAGAAAGTGGCAAATCCCGCCGGCAGTGCTGAAACTGCTGACGGGATCTAAAAAAGAAAGATTAACTTCTACCAGGTCGCCACGTACCACCGGAACGGTGATCATCAATCACTGGCTTGGTGATGTTGCGCTTCTTTGGCGCTTCATCTGCAGCAGGGGCACTCTCATGCTCCCCAGTGACCGCGCCGAGTGGCACGGCAGGGGTGGCGTCGATAAGCGCGTTCTTTTCCTGCCTGGAAGCAACAACCTCAGCGGTGTGCTTCTTGGTTTTGGACAGGCGGGTCTTGAGGCTGACCAGCAATGGGGTCGCGAGGAATACGGAGGAGAAGGTGCCTTCGATAACGCCGATGAGCTGGATCAGCGCAAGGTCCTTCAAGGTGCCCACGCCCATCATCCATACTGCAACAACCATCAAGGCGATAATTGGCAGCGCGGAAATAATGGTGGTGGAAATAGAACGCATGAAGGTCTGGTTAACCGCCAGGTTTGCCTGTTCGGCATAGGTGCGACGGTGACTACCCTCGTAACCAGCAGTGTTTTCGCGGACTTTGTCAAAAACCACCACGGTGTCGTAGATGGAGAAGGTCAGCACCGTCAGCAAACCGATAACAGTTGCTGGAGAAACCTCAAGGCCAATCACTGCATAGGTGCCGGCGATAATAATGCCGTCAACTACCAAAGCGAGCATGGCCGCGATTGCCATTTCGCGCTCCAGGCGGAAAGCAATATAGATTGCTGCAACCACCAAGAAAGCGATGAGAGCAAGGACCATACGCTGAGTGATGGTGGAACCCCAGGACTCCGAAACAGTGGAGTTACCGATAGCATCGGGGCTGGGCTGGCCCTCAGCGTTGAGAGGTTGGAATTCCTCATAAATGGCCAGGCGAGCTTTTTCAATCTGCTCATCGCTAAGGCGCTCGGAATGGATTTCCAGAGTACGGGACTCGCCGGAGCCAACGATCTGCACGGTTTCCGGCTCAACGCCGGTAGCTTCGACGAAGGTTTCTTCAACTGCCGTGGTGGAATAATCCGCCGCTGGCATGTTCATCTTGGTGCCGCCCTCAAAGTCGATGCTCAGAGAGAATCCGCGCAACGCAATGAAAAGGATAGACACAATCAGCAGAGCTGCAGTGATCCAGTACCAAATTTTTGATTTTCCAATGAAGTCAATGCCACCGTCACCGGTGTAAAGACTATTAAAAAGGCCACCTTTAGACTTCACTTGTGGTTTCTCCTGAGAAACTTGGGAAGCTGATGATTCAGTCATTGCTCTTAATCCTCCTTCTTCTCAGAGTCCACTGATTCCACTGATTGCCCAGCGCTTGCAGAGCCCGCCGGCGCTGTGGCGCCCGCAGAGCCCGCAGTAGCAGAGCTTGCAGAAGCTGCCTCGCTAGCGTGGATCTTCTTCAAAAACTCTGGCTCGTCAAGTTCACCATTGGCACGGCGCTGCTCAACCAACTTATAAACCCGGCCCATGCCGTTGACTGATGCCTTTGCAAAGAATGGATTACGTGAAGCCAGAATAACCAAAGGAGCGGTGACAAAGAAGGTGACCACCAAGTCGAATACGGTGGTCAAACCGAGGGTGAAGGCAAAGCCCTTAACCTCGCCGACGGCCAGCAGGTAGATAACAATAGCGCCCAAAAGGGTGACCATGTTACCGGTGACAATGGTGCGCTTGGCGCTGTCCCATGCCCGCGGTGCGGCGGAACGGAAGGAACGGCCCTCGCGAATTTCATCCTTAATGCGCTCATAGAAGACCACAAAGGAGTCCGCGGTGGTACCAATACCAATGATCAAACCAGCGATGCCGGCTAGATCCAGGGAGTATCCAATCCAACGTCCCAGCAGAATCAGGGAGCCATAAACCAGCACGCCAGCTGCAAAGAGGGTGAAGAGGGAGATAAATCCGAAGAAGCGGTAGTAAGCAAAGACGAAGATAGCAACCAGTGCCAAGCCGACAAGACCTGCAATCAAACCAGCCTTCAGCGATGCCGCACCCAATGAAGGTGGCACGGTAGTGGTTGTACCGCCACGCTCGCCGTTTTCACCGGCAAAGCTCAATGGCAGAGCACCATAACGAAGGTTGTTAGCCAATTCCTGTGCTTCGGTTTGAGTGAAGTCACCAGTGATAGAGGTGGCAGAACCAACTGGAGTTGCGGACTGAATAACAGGCGCGGAAATTACCTCGGAGTCCAAGGTGATGGCAATCTGCTGCTGCAGGTACTGGTTGGTCAGTGCAGCCCAGGTAGCAGAGCCCTGCTCACCCTCGCCGGACTTGAAAGCAAAG encodes the following:
- the secD gene encoding protein translocase subunit SecD, which produces MARQKKRAASAWERWPKRAIAVFLLIVVGVYALVLFTGDRSATPKLGIDLQGGTRVTLVPQGEEPTQDQLNQARTILENRVNGMGVSGASVVADGNTLVITVPGEDTSQAQALGQTSQLNFRPVGQAGMPDTTTLMPALQEMANRWVEYGVITAEQANAALSEMNTAVAQSATAQAEAAGTEAPAATEAPTVSATPLAEPANSIEATQRRQETTEMLRGDRQSTDPTTQIAASSLMQCDADGLDPIAGTDDPKLPLVACDPAAGGVYILDPVPLLNGETDEENGARLTGNEIDTDRPITGGFNTQTGQMEISFAFKSGEGEQGSATWAALTNQYLQQQIAITLDSEVISAPVIQSATPVGSATSITGDFTQTEAQELANNLRYGALPLSFAGENGERGGTTTTVPPSLGAASLKAGLIAGLVGLALVAIFVFAYYRFFGFISLFTLFAAGVLVYGSLILLGRWIGYSLDLAGIAGLIIGIGTTADSFVVFYERIKDEIREGRSFRSAAPRAWDSAKRTIVTGNMVTLLGAIVIYLLAVGEVKGFAFTLGLTTVFDLVVTFFVTAPLVILASRNPFFAKASVNGMGRVYKLVEQRRANGELDEPEFLKKIHASEAASASSATAGSAGATAPAGSASAGQSVESVDSEKKED